The Parolsenella catena region GTGGGTAGAATCTCCAATCAGCAACATCGATAGCAGTGGGGGAGACATGGCAAGGGGAGACTTCAAGAGGCGCATGGAGGCGTCACAGAGGCAGATGCTCGAGTGGGCGAGGGGCCGCAACGGCGCTGACGAGCTCTCGGGGGCCTGCACGAACGTGGCCGTCGCGCTCGTCATCGTGGACCTGTTCGCGCACACGACGTGGCTCTCCATCCTCGCCCTGGTCCTGCTCGGCTACTCGTGGTTTCGCATCACGTCCAAGAGGGTGGGGGCCCGTAGCCTCGAGAACGCCCGTGTGCTCAAGGCAACCGGTCCCATCGTGCCTTTTCTCGCCAATCCTGTGGGCGCGCTGCGCGAGGCCCGCGCCTACGTGCACCTGACGTGTCCCTCGTGCGGCCAGCGCGTCCGTATCCCGCGCGGCAAGGGCAAGGTGCGCATCACCTGCCCCAAGTGCCACGCACGCTTCGAGGGAAAGGCGTAGGTTCCCATGCACACGACGTTTCTCGCCGGGGGCATCGCGTCGGGCAAGTCCACCGTGGCGCGCATGCTCCACGAGCGCGGTGCCTGGCTGTGCGACCTTGACCAGGTC contains the following coding sequences:
- a CDS encoding zinc ribbon domain-containing protein translates to MARGDFKRRMEASQRQMLEWARGRNGADELSGACTNVAVALVIVDLFAHTTWLSILALVLLGYSWFRITSKRVGARSLENARVLKATGPIVPFLANPVGALREARAYVHLTCPSCGQRVRIPRGKGKVRITCPKCHARFEGKA